In Fusarium oxysporum f. sp. lycopersici 4287 chromosome 6, whole genome shotgun sequence, a single window of DNA contains:
- a CDS encoding hypothetical protein (At least one base has a quality score < 10) translates to MEALGVASSVVAVIDLSAKVLSLCFQYSREVKNARDDIERLRKEVAAFQATTEELESLVEGSRGKDLKASRRLVYAIEVGHSTLGKLAQELQPSTGRKTMSRLGVRALKWPFEREDIERAIQNLARCRDNVSLALNIDGM, encoded by the coding sequence ATGGAAGCACTCGGCGTCGCATCCAGCGTCGTCGCTGTGATCGATCTGTCGGCCAAGGTGCTTTCCCTATGTTTCCAGTACTCTCGAGAGGTGAAGAACGCCAGAGACGATATCGAAAGGCTTCGCAAAGAAGTTGCTGCCTTTCAGGCCACGACAGAAGAACTTGAGAGTCTCGTTGAAGGCTCTCGGGGGAAAGATCTGAAAGCGTCTCGACGATTGGTATATGCGATAGAAGTTGGTCATTCAACGCTGGGTAAGCTCGCACAAGAGCTCCAACCTTCAACTGGTCGAAAGACAATGAGCCGCCTTGGCGTACGCGCACTCAAATGGCCATTTGAACGCGAAGACATTGAGCGAGCCATCCAAAATCTTGCGCGCTGCAGAGACAATGTTTCTTTGGCATTGAATATCGACGGGATGTGA
- a CDS encoding hypothetical protein (At least one base has a quality score < 10) — protein MCTSIQGALVSPALFEEPLIYASAENNVKARLFSDLVRGAVEEYSYDAELAGLQNNISLDSRGWRLHQLAQYSRAGLIVEELAAELSSVTFEGVRLFQEQMLGQVLIEVYVHGNMYREDALKATDMVESIMKPRVLPKAQWPILRSLIVTESSNYVFRKTIKYPANVNHCVETWFYVGSREDRDVRTKTRLLDQMLHEPAFDQLRTKEQLGYVFLDSRIEAFLMRYADTLEKMSKTEFEDHKRSLIVRRLEKLIKLDQESQQNWSEIESEEYDFEFPQRDAARIRQLTKAEIVDFFNQKKADEKLSPGDAMKTAEEITDVGLYKAGLAASSGARSVKDITIYNPPFDSPTLSSSKKKIAPPKFVNFT, from the exons ATGTGTACTTCTATACAAGGGGCTCTGGTCAGCCCAGCTTTG TTTGAAGAACCGCTCATCTATGCTTCGGCAGAGAACAATGTCAAGGCTCGACTGTTCTCTGACCTGGTCCGTGGCGCGGTCGAGGAGTACTCATACGACGCGGAGCTGGCTGGCTTACAGAACAACATAAGTCTCGACTCACGCG GATGGCGATTACACCAATTGGCTCAATACTCCCGAGCGGGGCTTATAGTAGAGGAGCTCGCAGCAGAGCTTTCGAGCGTCACATTCGAAGGTGTCAGACTGTTCCAAGAGCAGATGCTTGGACAAGTTTTGATCGAAGTGTACGTGCATGGTAACATGTACAGGGAGGATGCTCTTAAAGCAACCGACATGGTTGAGTCCATTATGAAGCCGCGAGTTTTGCCTAAAGCACAGTGGCCTATCTTACGGTCACTCATTGTGACCGAGAGTTCCAACTATGTCTTCAGAAAGACCATCAAGTATCCTGCCAATGTCAACCACTGCGTAGAGACTTGGTTTTATGTCGGTAGTAGAGAGGATCGCGATGTTCGAACCAAGACTCGACTTCTGGATCAGATGCTCCATGAGCCAGCCTTTGATCAGCTCCGGACTAAGGAGCAACTCGGTTACGTC TTCCTTGACTCGCGTATCGAGGCTTTCCTCATGAGATATGCGGACActctggagaagatgagcaAGACTGAGTTTGAGGACCACAAGCGAAGTTTAATCGTCCGGCGTCTAGAGAAGCTTATAAAACTGGATCAGGAGTCCCAACAGAATTGGTCCGAAATCGAAAGCGAAGAATATGATTTCGAGTTTC CCCAACGCGATGCCGCCCGGATTAGACAGCTAACCAAAGCTGAAATCGTGGATTTCTTCAACCAGAAAAAAGCCGATGAGAAGCTCTCACCCGGGGATGCTATGAAGACGGCCGAGGAAATCACTGACGTTGGACTTTATAAGGCCGGTCTTGCTGCCAGCTCAGGAGCCAGATCCGTCAAGGACATTACCATATACAACCCCCCTTTCGACAGCCCCACCCTTTCgtcaagcaaaaaaaaaatagcaccaccaaaattcgtcaacttcacttaA
- a CDS encoding hypothetical protein (At least one base has a quality score < 10), producing MDDLAKQIGAGLAMLQERKGDPLAPVPKVIMELTEELNG from the coding sequence ATGGACGACCTGGCGAAACAGATAGGGGCTGGGCTTGCTATGCTGCAGGAGCGCAAGGGAGATCCACTGGCGCCCGTGCCCAAGGTCATCATGGAGCTGACCGAGGAGCTCAATGGATAG